In Nitratiruptor sp. YY09-18, a single window of DNA contains:
- a CDS encoding phosphoethanolamine transferase, translated as MLKKLGFHLFNSMLLSFIFLLPDFIFMVINHNYFYWHLSVIKELAALLLISFLILGIEKFWLRYAFAIFITTLSFAQLFHFSYFHSYIMPYEVGLIDQVAEILDTLSDVIGYTYIPLIVFIVQLVILYFFLKKTQTVRIPYGWAILSLLLLMGPISAHKRTRAYVYLPKSTSFSFKNTYVALSWYLGKELFAHHKKHHFKPYKIVEHNVTIPKNIIFIMGESLTAKKMSLFGYPKETTPHLEEWAKSGRLLYTWGVSAGVTTDVSVPTFFTLKREPQNTDPLITNSTNLIRLAHQKGYITHYITTQTLFIIGGLLGDFTDHKKVYKGYDQLLVEYLDQVDFNKSNFIVLHQRNSHSPYEKYTPPQFYKYSFRGKPYHEYILNSYLDSILYTDYIYNEIFKKADNLKECTVVFATSDHGEMTGEKDEGGKYGHVYLGFEDTIVPLLVYYNKACPVSVTKELNLSHIINHYTFGKMVAKVMGYKIINPNENGEYYVNGVDIAGNKGFLRYKSKYEAWKGNK; from the coding sequence ATGTTAAAAAAACTCGGCTTCCATCTCTTCAACTCTATGCTACTGAGTTTTATTTTTTTGCTTCCAGATTTTATTTTTATGGTTATCAATCACAACTACTTTTATTGGCATCTCTCTGTAATAAAAGAGCTTGCAGCTTTACTTCTCATCTCTTTCTTGATTCTTGGCATAGAAAAATTTTGGCTCCGCTACGCTTTTGCTATTTTTATAACAACTCTTAGTTTTGCCCAACTCTTTCATTTTAGTTACTTTCACTCATACATTATGCCTTATGAAGTTGGACTTATAGACCAAGTTGCAGAGATTCTTGATACTCTCAGTGATGTTATAGGTTATACTTATATTCCTTTAATAGTTTTTATAGTACAGCTAGTTATCCTCTACTTTTTCCTTAAAAAGACTCAAACTGTGCGTATTCCATATGGTTGGGCCATTTTATCTCTTTTGCTACTCATGGGACCAATATCTGCACATAAAAGAACCCGAGCATACGTCTACTTACCAAAATCCACATCCTTCTCATTCAAAAACACCTATGTAGCTCTTTCGTGGTATCTTGGCAAAGAGCTTTTTGCCCATCACAAGAAACACCACTTCAAACCTTATAAGATTGTCGAACACAATGTCACCATTCCAAAAAACATCATATTCATAATGGGCGAGAGTCTAACTGCAAAGAAGATGAGCCTTTTTGGCTATCCCAAAGAGACCACACCCCACTTAGAAGAGTGGGCAAAAAGTGGAAGGCTCCTCTATACATGGGGAGTAAGTGCAGGGGTGACTACAGATGTATCTGTCCCAACTTTTTTCACGCTCAAACGTGAGCCACAAAATACAGATCCTCTTATAACCAACAGCACAAACCTTATTCGTCTTGCACATCAAAAAGGGTATATTACACATTACATTACTACACAAACTCTCTTTATCATTGGAGGACTTTTAGGCGATTTTACTGATCACAAAAAAGTATACAAAGGTTATGATCAACTTTTAGTAGAGTATCTTGATCAAGTAGATTTTAATAAGAGCAACTTTATAGTGCTCCACCAAAGAAACTCCCATAGTCCCTATGAGAAATATACGCCGCCCCAATTTTATAAATATTCTTTCAGAGGAAAACCGTATCATGAATATATCCTCAACTCTTATCTCGACTCTATTCTCTATACAGACTATATTTATAATGAGATTTTCAAAAAAGCTGATAACCTCAAAGAGTGCACAGTGGTTTTTGCCACATCTGATCATGGAGAGATGACGGGAGAGAAGGATGAAGGAGGAAAATATGGGCACGTATATCTGGGTTTTGAAGATACAATCGTTCCTCTTCTTGTCTATTACAATAAAGCCTGCCCAGTCTCAGTGACAAAAGAGCTCAATCTCTCTCACATCATCAATCACTACACATTTGGTAAAATGGTAGCAAAAGTTATGGGATACAAGATAATCAACCCCAACGAAAACGGCGAGTATTATGTCAACGGTGTAGATATTGCAGGAAATAAAGGATTTTTGCGCTACAAAAGTAAATATGAGGCATGGAAAGGTAATAAATGA